One genomic window of Leptospira paudalimensis includes the following:
- a CDS encoding TetR/AcrR family transcriptional regulator produces MVAKKRKAKAKTITRVGRPNKMNSVNVREALIQAGVELLETTSLEEISLRKVAAKAGVSHVASYHHFENKHALFSAIAEIGFQKYFETYQKELEKTEQDFKGRYRALGWTYFQFIMNNRQFARIMFGGMGVESNLNPTLSSVSRRTYRQLHEIIRMGQNLGHLEKGQTREKTLASWAMIHGIAMLFLEGRLQLKNDINEMEKFIQTVTEYAYNGMKT; encoded by the coding sequence ATGGTAGCAAAAAAACGAAAAGCGAAAGCTAAAACCATCACACGGGTTGGCCGCCCAAACAAAATGAACAGCGTTAATGTTCGTGAGGCACTGATCCAAGCGGGTGTCGAATTATTAGAAACCACTTCTCTGGAAGAAATTTCCTTACGAAAGGTTGCTGCAAAGGCAGGTGTCAGCCATGTAGCAAGTTACCATCATTTCGAAAACAAACATGCGTTATTTTCTGCAATTGCAGAGATTGGTTTTCAAAAATATTTTGAAACTTATCAAAAGGAATTAGAAAAAACAGAACAAGACTTCAAGGGTCGTTACCGAGCACTTGGTTGGACTTATTTTCAGTTCATCATGAATAATCGTCAATTCGCAAGGATTATGTTTGGTGGTATGGGAGTTGAATCTAACCTCAATCCCACATTGTCTTCTGTCTCAAGAAGAACCTATCGCCAATTACACGAAATCATCAGAATGGGACAAAACTTAGGTCATTTAGAAAAAGGACAAACAAGAGAAAAAACTTTAGCTTCCTGGGCCATGATCCATGGTATTGCTATGTTGTTTTTGGAAGGTCGATTACAATTGAAAAATGATATAAACGAGATGGAAAAGTTTATCCAAACTGTTACTGAATATGCATATAATGGAATGAAAACTTAA
- a CDS encoding NADPH-dependent 2,4-dienoyl-CoA reductase, producing the protein MNTAFTPIQLGNVTVPNRFLMGSMHLGVEGETGVAHRMATFYGKRFDGGVGMIVTGGISVNEEGKGSKSFFQFLDPLHANELKLLNEALKGKGVMCAQLFHAGRYAFDRNCVAPSAIRAPINRYVPRALTEDECWRTIEDFGRSAKIAHEVGFGAVEIMGSEGYLLNQFFSPVTNHRDDYFGGDAKRRMNFSIEVLRVVKKNLPEGFPIIFRMSGIDLIPGNPSFEEVIGLSNALRDEKVTALNIGIGWHESRIPTISQLVPRGAWVPIARRIKEQTPGVPIIASNRVNDASTIEKVFSEQSVDMISMARPFLADPSIVQKLSNGNSARINTCVACNQACLDHAFQEKHVSCIVNPVAMNEDKYNFKKTTNPKNVLVIGTGPAGLEAARVAKELGHDVTIFEKRDQIGGQFQLASHIPGKSEFNETIRYFKNELNAIGVKIHLNTEATIENIKAKNSDVVIFASGVIPREFHLKGLDLLPHGSYADYLTGKLVPGKAVAVIGGGGIGVDVAHRLTEENDPTIESYNQKYNINSFTNAVIQTVKAKRKVGVFRRNGKHGAGLGPTTFWALKQELESEGVEFFQGLTYKEVTKEGLVVVFKNGEEFLYPCDSIILCVGQEKEDSLYEQYVKQSQNQKIILIGGAKDAKNIDAKRAFFEGLEAAYNI; encoded by the coding sequence ATGAATACAGCCTTTACACCGATCCAACTAGGAAATGTGACAGTACCCAATCGATTTTTAATGGGTTCTATGCACTTAGGCGTGGAAGGAGAGACTGGAGTTGCTCATAGAATGGCTACCTTTTATGGCAAACGTTTTGATGGTGGAGTCGGAATGATTGTCACTGGCGGAATTAGTGTCAATGAAGAAGGGAAGGGATCAAAATCATTTTTTCAATTTTTAGACCCACTCCATGCAAATGAACTCAAACTACTCAACGAAGCCCTAAAAGGAAAAGGGGTAATGTGTGCGCAGTTATTTCATGCTGGTCGATATGCATTTGACCGAAACTGTGTTGCTCCATCTGCCATAAGAGCACCAATTAATCGTTATGTGCCAAGAGCGTTAACAGAAGACGAATGTTGGAGAACCATCGAAGATTTTGGACGTTCCGCAAAAATCGCTCATGAAGTAGGGTTTGGTGCTGTGGAAATTATGGGGAGTGAAGGTTATTTATTAAATCAATTTTTTTCACCAGTGACAAATCACCGTGATGATTATTTTGGTGGTGATGCCAAACGCCGAATGAACTTTTCGATCGAAGTATTACGTGTCGTTAAAAAAAATCTTCCCGAAGGATTCCCGATTATTTTCCGAATGTCAGGCATCGATCTGATACCAGGGAATCCTAGTTTCGAAGAAGTGATCGGATTATCAAATGCCCTACGTGATGAAAAAGTAACCGCTCTCAATATTGGAATTGGATGGCATGAGTCTAGAATCCCTACCATTAGCCAACTTGTCCCAAGAGGAGCTTGGGTTCCCATCGCACGTCGTATCAAAGAACAAACTCCAGGTGTGCCGATCATTGCTTCCAATCGTGTAAATGATGCATCCACAATTGAAAAAGTATTTTCCGAACAAAGTGTAGATATGATTTCAATGGCAAGACCGTTTTTAGCTGATCCATCTATTGTTCAAAAATTATCAAATGGAAACTCTGCACGAATTAATACTTGTGTTGCTTGTAACCAAGCATGCCTCGACCATGCATTCCAAGAAAAACATGTTTCTTGTATTGTAAATCCTGTGGCAATGAATGAAGATAAGTATAACTTCAAAAAAACAACTAACCCAAAAAACGTTTTAGTGATTGGAACAGGACCTGCTGGATTGGAAGCCGCAAGAGTGGCAAAAGAATTAGGGCATGATGTTACCATCTTTGAAAAAAGAGACCAAATTGGAGGTCAGTTCCAATTGGCATCACATATTCCAGGAAAATCAGAGTTTAATGAAACCATTCGTTATTTCAAAAATGAACTGAATGCGATTGGAGTCAAAATTCATTTAAACACCGAAGCAACAATCGAAAACATCAAAGCAAAAAACTCGGATGTGGTTATCTTTGCAAGTGGAGTAATCCCGCGTGAATTTCATTTAAAAGGATTAGATTTATTACCTCATGGAAGTTATGCAGATTACTTAACAGGTAAATTAGTTCCTGGAAAAGCGGTTGCAGTGATTGGTGGTGGTGGAATTGGAGTAGACGTTGCTCATCGTTTAACAGAAGAAAATGATCCGACAATTGAATCATACAATCAAAAATACAATATAAATTCATTTACAAATGCTGTGATCCAAACTGTAAAAGCAAAACGAAAGGTAGGAGTTTTTCGTAGGAATGGAAAACATGGCGCAGGATTAGGCCCAACCACATTCTGGGCATTAAAACAAGAGTTAGAATCAGAAGGGGTTGAGTTTTTCCAAGGTTTAACATATAAGGAAGTCACAAAAGAGGGACTTGTTGTTGTATTTAAAAATGGAGAAGAGTTTTTATATCCTTGTGATTCGATCATCTTATGTGTTGGTCAGGAAAAAGAAGATTCATTGTATGAACAATACGTAAAACAATCTCAAAACCAAAAAATCATTTTAATCGGTGGAGCAAAGGATGCTAAGAACATCGATGCAAAACGAGCATTTTTCGAAGGACTAGAAGCAGCTTATAACATTTAA
- a CDS encoding acyl-CoA dehydrogenase family protein — translation MIANNYFSDDKDLQLIYNQLIDWESIVKETEGDGFIDHKVYNETKNNRYEMAPSSLEEAMELYTSSLDAMGDFFGKDVSQKSQIMDRNELKYENGKVIFPKETVEIYEKFRSTGLMGYSLPREAGGLNFPATVGAFYAMIIARADVAFCMTTTLLNLAQIVSRFGTEEQIETYATKAATGECLFAMSLTEPDFGSDLNSVRTVAVKQEDGSYRLTGTKRFISQGCGLGEYPALLLTLARTGKPDGGARGLSVFLVKSSDISVAGIEKKMGLHGSPTCEIVYDNSYGEILGEEGLGLTRYTAGMTNFMRLVSASGGCGGGAAAYYESLKYANERNQFGKPIYEIPAVYEMVNKIKRETNAMRLLTLETARVIDMYQHHQIRLEKQGKPDRDIRKDEKVKYWSTLASILTPIAKYYSSEEGHKNTSIAVQVFGGAGYTEDYDISRMFRDSRINTIYEGTSQIHVRIATGAILAGMAGDGNFRKYLNSLKAEIVSPSTFLLEQERVLEESIRVMRNIQEEVKKETVAENLMIQMARYLCSLLYEKSISKIKDADTKEIWRKDCRAYVIDSAATAQSCLYRIQYFD, via the coding sequence ATGATCGCAAATAACTATTTTTCAGATGATAAAGACCTACAATTAATTTATAACCAACTCATTGATTGGGAATCAATTGTAAAAGAAACAGAAGGTGATGGTTTTATTGACCATAAAGTTTATAATGAAACCAAAAATAATCGATACGAAATGGCACCTTCTTCCTTAGAAGAAGCTATGGAATTATACACTTCCAGTTTGGATGCAATGGGAGATTTTTTTGGCAAAGATGTCTCTCAAAAATCTCAAATTATGGATCGAAACGAATTAAAGTATGAAAATGGAAAGGTAATTTTCCCAAAAGAAACTGTAGAAATTTATGAAAAATTTCGTAGTACGGGACTTATGGGTTATTCACTTCCAAGAGAAGCAGGTGGATTGAATTTCCCTGCAACCGTTGGTGCATTTTATGCGATGATTATCGCTCGTGCGGATGTTGCTTTTTGTATGACAACCACACTCTTAAATTTAGCACAAATTGTATCTAGGTTTGGTACAGAAGAACAAATCGAAACATATGCCACGAAGGCAGCAACGGGTGAGTGTTTATTCGCAATGTCACTCACGGAGCCAGATTTTGGGTCTGATTTAAATAGTGTCAGGACAGTCGCTGTCAAACAAGAAGATGGAAGTTATCGTTTAACAGGTACAAAACGATTTATTTCGCAAGGATGTGGTCTTGGTGAGTATCCAGCACTTCTTTTGACACTTGCAAGAACGGGAAAACCTGATGGTGGTGCTCGTGGACTTTCTGTTTTTTTAGTCAAAAGTTCTGACATCTCCGTTGCTGGTATCGAGAAAAAGATGGGCCTCCATGGATCACCAACTTGCGAGATAGTTTATGATAATAGTTACGGAGAAATTTTGGGAGAAGAAGGATTAGGTCTCACTCGTTATACCGCTGGAATGACAAATTTTATGAGACTTGTTAGCGCCTCTGGTGGTTGTGGTGGAGGAGCTGCAGCTTATTATGAGTCTTTGAAGTATGCAAATGAAAGGAACCAATTTGGAAAACCAATTTATGAGATTCCCGCTGTCTATGAGATGGTGAATAAAATCAAACGCGAAACGAACGCTATGCGACTTCTGACACTTGAGACCGCTCGTGTGATTGACATGTACCAACACCATCAGATCCGTTTAGAAAAACAAGGAAAACCAGATCGTGACATCAGAAAGGATGAAAAAGTAAAATACTGGTCTACACTTGCTTCCATTTTAACACCTATCGCAAAATATTATAGTTCGGAAGAAGGCCATAAAAATACTAGTATCGCTGTACAGGTATTTGGTGGTGCTGGTTATACGGAAGACTATGATATTTCTAGAATGTTTCGTGATTCAAGGATCAATACCATTTACGAAGGAACTTCCCAAATTCATGTGCGCATCGCAACAGGTGCAATCCTTGCAGGAATGGCAGGTGATGGAAATTTTAGAAAGTATCTGAATTCACTTAAAGCAGAGATTGTATCCCCATCTACTTTTTTATTAGAACAGGAACGTGTACTGGAAGAATCAATTCGAGTGATGCGAAACATCCAAGAAGAAGTAAAAAAGGAAACCGTTGCAGAAAACTTAATGATTCAAATGGCAAGATACCTTTGTAGTTTGT